The Sinomonas sp. P10A9 genome includes a window with the following:
- a CDS encoding lysophospholipid acyltransferase family protein, producing MNLLMSKEWQGTEKLKDLPGRGGFIACPNHCTELDPLTVGHMLYNQGRPPHFLAKAGLFKPPVLGQLMRGTKQVPVDRGGTGAGASLEVAREVIDEGGAIIVYPEGTLTRDPGLWPMKGHTGAARLALKTGAPVVPIAHWGDHELFPRYAKRLYPFPRKKAVVLVGDPVDLSDLAGRPLDKSTLVEATERIMDAITALVAELRGEQPPAQRWDPSQHQQSTHGRDVERGGKSA from the coding sequence ATGAACCTCCTCATGAGCAAGGAGTGGCAGGGCACGGAGAAGCTCAAGGACCTCCCCGGCCGGGGCGGCTTCATTGCATGCCCCAACCATTGCACTGAGCTCGACCCCCTCACGGTCGGCCACATGCTCTACAACCAGGGCCGCCCGCCGCATTTCCTCGCCAAGGCCGGTCTGTTCAAGCCCCCGGTCCTCGGCCAACTCATGCGCGGGACCAAACAGGTCCCTGTCGACCGAGGCGGGACGGGCGCGGGGGCCTCGCTCGAAGTTGCGCGCGAGGTCATCGACGAGGGTGGGGCGATCATCGTCTACCCCGAGGGGACCCTCACGCGCGACCCCGGACTCTGGCCCATGAAGGGCCACACCGGTGCGGCCAGGCTCGCGCTCAAGACCGGAGCGCCCGTCGTCCCCATCGCCCACTGGGGCGACCACGAGCTCTTCCCGCGGTATGCCAAGCGGCTCTACCCGTTCCCCCGGAAGAAGGCCGTCGTCCTCGTCGGTGACCCGGTGGATCTGAGCGACCTTGCGGGTCGCCCTCTCGACAAGTCAACGCTCGTCGAGGCCACCGAGCGCATCATGGACGCGATCACGGCGCTCGTGGCCGAACTGCGCGGCGAGCAGCCGCCGGCCCAGCGCTGGGACCCGTCGCAGCACCAGCAGAGCACCCACGGACGGGACGTCGAGCGGGGCGGGAAGTCCGCGTGA
- a CDS encoding ATP-dependent DNA helicase RecG — MAAQRDLDLSRLLGGASAKKLKDHLGLATAGELLDYFPRRYAERGELTRIAELPIDTDVTLLARVVKATSRTMTTRKGRITEVVVSDGIDGALETMSLTFFNSFAAAKQLTPGTVAMFSGRVGAYRGRLQLTNPDYVLLDDDAADGASAEELANKPIPVYPATAKLPSWKVAQSAATLLGQLDLASLPDPLPSALRGKYRLPGLSDAYRMIHTPATAQEWAVARRRFQYEEALVLQTALARRKAQHAQLPSRPSPARRGGLLDAFDAQLPFTLTEGQREVGETLAAELALNHPMNRLLQGEVGSGKTVVALRAMLQVVDDGGQAALLAPTEVLAGQHYESIRRSLGKLAREGILGAADGVEVVLLTGSQSSGERNRSLLAAASGGAGIVVGTHALLSENVQFADLGLVVVDEQHRFGVEQRDALRAKSLATPHLLVMTATPIPRTVAMTVFGDLETSTLRELPAGRSPIATHVVGLLENPAWGRRIWARAREEVDAGRQVYVVCPAIGESGEDEGDLESLDEATWGGTALGPGEARKPAVSVGATVAQLAEEPALAGSSIGVLHGRLAGPEKTAAMEDFASGATDLLVATTVVEVGVDVPNATLMVILDADRFGIAQLHQLRGRVGRGGYPGTCLLVTSLEPGHPSRARLEAVAASTDGFVLAQKDLEQRREGDILGATQSGRRSTLRLLRVLRDAEVIERARADALEIVADDPGLERHGALRAAIDAYLEPEKEVFLERG, encoded by the coding sequence GTGGCCGCACAGCGTGACCTCGACCTGTCCAGGCTCCTCGGCGGAGCCTCGGCCAAGAAGCTCAAGGACCATCTCGGCCTGGCGACGGCGGGCGAACTCCTCGACTACTTCCCCCGCCGGTATGCGGAACGCGGCGAGCTCACGCGCATCGCCGAGCTTCCGATTGACACTGACGTGACGCTCCTCGCGCGCGTGGTGAAGGCCACGAGCCGGACGATGACCACTCGCAAGGGCCGCATCACGGAGGTCGTGGTCAGCGACGGCATCGACGGCGCGCTCGAGACGATGAGTCTCACCTTCTTCAACTCGTTCGCCGCGGCCAAGCAGCTCACGCCGGGCACTGTCGCGATGTTCTCCGGACGGGTCGGTGCGTACCGCGGCCGGCTCCAGCTCACCAATCCCGACTACGTGCTGCTCGACGACGATGCCGCGGACGGCGCAAGCGCCGAGGAACTGGCCAATAAGCCCATCCCGGTCTACCCGGCCACTGCCAAGCTGCCCAGCTGGAAGGTCGCCCAGTCCGCCGCGACTCTCCTCGGGCAGCTCGACCTCGCCTCGCTCCCCGATCCGCTCCCGTCGGCACTCCGTGGGAAGTACCGGCTGCCCGGCCTCTCCGACGCCTACCGCATGATCCACACCCCCGCCACGGCGCAGGAGTGGGCCGTGGCGCGACGGCGCTTCCAGTACGAGGAGGCCCTCGTGCTGCAGACCGCGCTTGCTCGGCGCAAGGCCCAGCACGCTCAGCTGCCGTCCCGCCCCAGCCCTGCCCGCCGGGGCGGACTGCTCGATGCCTTCGACGCCCAGCTGCCCTTCACCCTCACCGAGGGCCAGCGTGAGGTGGGGGAGACGCTTGCCGCGGAGCTCGCGCTGAACCATCCCATGAACCGCCTGTTGCAGGGCGAGGTGGGCTCGGGCAAGACGGTGGTTGCCCTCCGAGCCATGCTGCAGGTGGTCGACGACGGCGGGCAGGCAGCCCTCCTTGCGCCCACCGAGGTGCTCGCGGGCCAACACTACGAATCTATCCGCCGGTCGTTGGGGAAGCTGGCCCGGGAGGGGATCCTCGGAGCCGCGGATGGCGTCGAGGTTGTCCTGCTCACTGGCTCGCAGAGCTCCGGGGAACGGAACCGTTCGCTCCTCGCGGCCGCGAGCGGAGGCGCGGGGATCGTCGTCGGCACCCATGCGCTCCTGTCTGAGAATGTGCAGTTCGCCGATCTCGGGCTTGTGGTCGTGGATGAGCAGCACCGGTTCGGCGTCGAGCAGCGCGATGCCCTCCGGGCCAAGAGCCTCGCCACGCCGCACCTGCTCGTCATGACCGCGACACCGATTCCCCGCACCGTCGCCATGACGGTGTTCGGCGACCTCGAGACGTCGACTCTGCGCGAGCTTCCCGCGGGCCGCTCGCCGATCGCCACGCACGTTGTCGGGCTCCTCGAGAACCCCGCGTGGGGGCGCCGCATCTGGGCCCGAGCGCGGGAGGAGGTCGACGCCGGACGCCAGGTCTACGTCGTCTGCCCCGCGATCGGCGAGTCCGGCGAGGACGAGGGAGACCTCGAGTCGCTCGACGAGGCCACGTGGGGCGGAACCGCGCTAGGACCGGGCGAGGCCCGGAAGCCCGCAGTCTCAGTCGGGGCCACCGTGGCCCAGCTTGCGGAGGAGCCGGCCCTTGCCGGGTCCAGCATCGGAGTGCTCCACGGCCGTCTGGCCGGCCCTGAGAAGACCGCCGCGATGGAGGACTTCGCCTCCGGGGCCACGGACCTGCTCGTCGCGACGACGGTCGTCGAGGTGGGCGTCGACGTTCCGAATGCGACCCTCATGGTCATCCTCGACGCCGACAGGTTCGGTATCGCGCAGCTCCACCAGCTCCGAGGGCGTGTGGGCCGCGGCGGGTATCCGGGAACGTGCCTGCTCGTGACCTCGCTCGAACCGGGGCACCCGAGCCGTGCGCGCCTCGAGGCGGTCGCCGCGAGCACCGACGGATTCGTCCTCGCCCAGAAGGACCTCGAGCAGCGCCGCGAGGGCGACATCCTCGGAGCCACGCAGTCCGGGCGCCGTTCGACCCTGCGGCTCCTGAGGGTCCTCCGCGATGCCGAGGTCATCGAGCGCGCCCGCGCCGATGCCCTCGAGATCGTCGCCGACGACCCCGGCTTGGAACGGCATGGCGCACTGCGCGCCGCCATTGATGCGTACCTCGAACCGGAGAAGGAGGTGTTCCTCGAGCGTGGCTGA
- a CDS encoding D-alanine--D-alanine ligase family protein has protein sequence MTETRKSTKTRVALLFGGRSSEHAVSCVTAAGVMGAIDAEKYEVVPIGITREGQWVLSRGDWHRWALNAGHPPEVEPSSETVRLSESDGAAHLVVTEPNQVPRELGDVDVVFPLLHGAFGEDGTVQGLLELADVRYVGAGVLASAVGMDKHFMKVAFEAAGLSVGPYVTVTDKEWRRDPQAVRDAVGRLGFPVFVKPCRAGSSVGISKVDGPEGLDAAIAEARRHDLRLVIEAGITGREIECGVLEGRGCDAPRTSLPGEIVVQGGQHAFYDFEAKYVENDAASLSCPADLPQEAIDRVRELAATAFDAVSGEGLSRVDFFYTPEGEFVINEINTMPGFTPISMYPAMWAATGIGYRELIDELIQLALARPTGLR, from the coding sequence GTGACAGAGACCAGGAAGAGCACAAAGACGAGAGTCGCACTTCTCTTCGGGGGGCGCTCGAGCGAGCACGCCGTGAGCTGTGTGACGGCCGCTGGAGTGATGGGCGCCATCGACGCTGAGAAGTACGAGGTGGTCCCGATCGGGATCACCCGCGAAGGCCAGTGGGTCCTCTCGCGCGGAGACTGGCACCGGTGGGCGCTCAACGCTGGCCACCCGCCCGAGGTCGAGCCAAGCAGTGAGACGGTGCGCCTCTCCGAATCCGACGGCGCAGCCCACCTCGTGGTGACCGAGCCGAACCAGGTGCCGAGGGAGCTCGGCGACGTCGACGTCGTCTTCCCACTCCTCCACGGTGCCTTCGGCGAAGACGGCACGGTCCAGGGCCTGCTCGAACTCGCCGACGTCCGCTACGTGGGGGCCGGTGTCCTCGCGTCCGCGGTCGGGATGGACAAGCATTTCATGAAGGTGGCCTTCGAGGCGGCCGGTCTCAGCGTCGGGCCGTACGTCACGGTGACCGACAAGGAGTGGCGCCGCGACCCCCAAGCGGTGCGTGACGCCGTCGGCCGCCTCGGATTCCCCGTGTTCGTGAAGCCGTGCCGCGCGGGCTCCTCAGTGGGCATCTCCAAGGTGGACGGTCCCGAGGGACTCGACGCCGCAATCGCGGAGGCACGCCGGCACGACCTGCGGCTCGTCATCGAGGCGGGCATCACGGGCCGGGAGATCGAGTGCGGCGTGCTCGAGGGCCGCGGGTGCGACGCGCCCCGCACCTCGCTGCCAGGCGAGATCGTCGTGCAGGGAGGGCAGCATGCGTTCTACGACTTCGAGGCGAAGTACGTCGAGAACGATGCCGCCTCGCTCTCGTGCCCCGCCGACCTTCCGCAGGAGGCCATCGACAGGGTGCGCGAACTCGCAGCGACCGCGTTCGACGCCGTCTCCGGCGAGGGTCTGAGCAGGGTGGACTTCTTCTACACACCCGAGGGAGAGTTCGTCATCAACGAGATCAACACGATGCCGGGCTTCACGCCCATCAGCATGTATCCGGCCATGTGGGCCGCGACGGGGATCGGCTACCGCGAGCTCATTGACGAGCTCATCCAGCTTGCCCTCGCACGGCCGACAGGCCTCCGTTAG
- the leuD gene encoding 3-isopropylmalate dehydratase small subunit, whose translation MEKFTTHTGIGVPLRQSNVDTDQIIPAVFLKRITRTGFEDALFASWRKDESFILNQEPFNRGSVLVAGPDFGTGSSREHAVWALKDYGFRAVLSSRFADIFRGNSGKQGLVAAVVAQDDIELIWKELENHPGTQITVDLTSKTATCGNIVAPFEIDDYTRWRLIEGLDDIGLTLQHEDEIEAYEAGRPAFKPTTLPART comes from the coding sequence ATGGAGAAGTTCACCACCCATACCGGCATCGGTGTCCCGCTGCGCCAGAGCAACGTGGACACGGACCAGATCATCCCTGCCGTCTTCCTCAAGCGCATCACGCGTACAGGCTTCGAGGACGCGCTCTTCGCCAGCTGGCGCAAGGACGAGTCGTTCATCCTCAACCAGGAGCCGTTCAACCGGGGCTCCGTCCTCGTGGCCGGTCCCGACTTCGGAACGGGCTCGTCCCGCGAGCACGCGGTGTGGGCGCTCAAGGACTACGGCTTCAGGGCCGTGCTCTCGTCGCGGTTCGCGGACATCTTCCGCGGCAACTCGGGCAAGCAGGGACTTGTGGCGGCGGTCGTGGCCCAGGATGACATCGAGCTCATCTGGAAGGAGCTCGAGAACCACCCGGGCACGCAGATCACCGTCGACCTGACCTCCAAGACTGCCACGTGCGGCAACATCGTGGCCCCGTTCGAGATCGATGACTACACGCGCTGGCGCCTCATCGAGGGCCTCGACGACATCGGCCTCACGCTCCAGCACGAGGACGAGATCGAGGCGTACGAGGCTGGGCGTCCGGCGTTCAAGCCCACGACCCTCCCCGCCAGGACCTGA
- the murA gene encoding UDP-N-acetylglucosamine 1-carboxyvinyltransferase: MSSVLTIRGGVPLSGRVAVRGAKNLVPKAMVAALLGNEPSTLRSVPEIKDVDIVTSLLQLHGVSVNRDTATGDLTLDPTNAKTAAVADIDAHAGDSRIPILFCGPLIHAIGEAFIPDLGGCRIGDRPIDYHLDVLRQFGAVVDKRPGGISISAPRGLKGARISLPYPSVGATEQVLLSATRAEGVTELKGAAIEPEVIDLVAVLQKMGAIIAVLNDRTIRIEGVPELGGYTHRALPDRNEAASWASAALATHGDIFVEGASQRDMMTFLNVYRKIGGGLQITDEGIRFYHPGGKLSPLVLETDVHPGFMTDWQQPLIVALTQAEGVSIVHETVYENRFGFTEALGRMGATIQLHRECLGSVPCRFGQRNFLHSAVISGPTPLHGADFDIPDLRGGFSHVIAALAADGVSRATGVGIIRRGYEHFTEKLSALGADFDLEETK, from the coding sequence ATGAGCAGTGTCCTGACCATCCGAGGCGGCGTCCCCCTTTCGGGACGGGTGGCGGTCCGTGGTGCCAAGAACCTCGTTCCCAAGGCCATGGTGGCCGCGCTCCTGGGCAACGAACCGTCCACGCTCCGCAGCGTGCCGGAGATCAAAGACGTCGACATCGTCACGAGCCTGCTCCAGCTCCACGGGGTCTCGGTCAACCGGGACACCGCCACGGGCGATCTGACTCTCGACCCCACCAACGCCAAGACCGCGGCCGTGGCGGACATCGATGCCCACGCCGGTGACTCGCGGATCCCGATCCTGTTCTGCGGCCCGCTCATCCACGCGATCGGCGAGGCCTTCATCCCGGACCTCGGGGGCTGCCGTATCGGCGACCGCCCCATCGACTACCACCTCGACGTGCTGCGCCAGTTCGGCGCCGTGGTGGACAAGCGTCCAGGCGGCATCAGCATCTCGGCTCCCCGCGGACTCAAGGGCGCACGGATCTCGCTGCCGTACCCGAGTGTGGGCGCCACGGAGCAGGTGCTCCTGTCGGCAACCCGCGCGGAGGGCGTCACGGAGCTCAAGGGTGCCGCGATCGAGCCCGAGGTGATCGATCTCGTTGCCGTCCTGCAGAAGATGGGTGCGATCATCGCGGTCCTCAACGACCGGACGATCCGGATCGAAGGCGTTCCCGAGCTCGGCGGCTACACCCACCGCGCCCTCCCAGACCGCAACGAGGCGGCCTCCTGGGCGTCGGCGGCGCTCGCGACCCACGGCGACATCTTCGTCGAAGGTGCGAGCCAACGGGACATGATGACCTTCCTGAACGTCTACCGGAAGATCGGAGGCGGCCTCCAGATCACCGACGAGGGGATCCGCTTCTACCATCCCGGGGGCAAGCTCTCCCCGCTGGTCCTCGAGACGGACGTCCATCCGGGCTTCATGACCGACTGGCAGCAGCCGCTCATCGTGGCCCTCACGCAGGCTGAGGGCGTGTCGATCGTGCACGAGACCGTGTACGAGAACCGCTTCGGCTTCACCGAGGCGCTCGGCCGCATGGGTGCCACGATCCAGCTCCATCGCGAGTGCCTCGGCAGCGTTCCGTGCCGCTTCGGCCAGCGCAATTTCCTGCATTCGGCGGTCATCTCCGGCCCCACGCCGCTGCACGGCGCCGACTTCGACATCCCCGACCTGCGGGGCGGATTCAGCCACGTCATCGCGGCTCTCGCGGCCGACGGCGTGTCGCGGGCTACCGGGGTCGGCATCATCCGTCGCGGCTATGAGCATTTCACCGAGAAGCTCAGCGCCCTCGGCGCGGACTTCGACCTCGAGGAGACGAAGTGA
- a CDS encoding thiamine-phosphate kinase: protein MTDSQRRRARVCDLSERELLERIFPRLAVLGSPILGPGDDAAVVSVPDGRVVISTDTQTEGQDFRFEWPNGYRTTGADVGWKAAAQNLSDINAMGAVATSMVVSLTLPAETEAGWVEGLADGLVEAIRALGAKGCTVAGGDLGRGGELSVTVTVLGSLEGRAPVLRSGARSGDVLAVAGRIGSAAAGLALLEHGPAYGVLDADLRDVVQSQCRPIPPLAAGPAAARAGATALMDLSDGLLKDGDRMGRASGVVLDLDEAAIGDHAALLRGPAEVLGADPLPWVLGGGEDHGLLAAFPATSQLPHGFTAIGSVVPPAGGPGGVAVAGRPAQPSGWDHFAR, encoded by the coding sequence GTGACGGATTCCCAGCGGCGCAGGGCCCGCGTATGCGACCTGAGCGAGCGAGAGCTCCTTGAGCGGATCTTTCCCCGCTTGGCTGTCCTGGGCTCGCCGATCCTCGGCCCCGGGGACGACGCCGCGGTGGTCTCAGTCCCAGACGGCCGCGTCGTCATCAGCACCGACACCCAGACCGAGGGACAGGACTTCCGGTTCGAGTGGCCGAACGGATACCGCACGACCGGCGCTGACGTGGGGTGGAAGGCGGCCGCCCAGAACCTGAGCGACATCAATGCGATGGGCGCCGTCGCGACGAGCATGGTCGTGAGCCTCACCCTCCCCGCCGAGACAGAGGCTGGATGGGTCGAAGGCCTCGCCGACGGGCTCGTCGAGGCCATCCGAGCCCTCGGAGCCAAGGGCTGCACGGTGGCCGGAGGTGACCTCGGGAGAGGCGGTGAGCTTTCGGTGACGGTCACGGTCCTTGGGAGCCTTGAGGGCCGGGCTCCAGTGCTCCGCTCAGGCGCCCGATCCGGTGACGTGCTCGCCGTGGCCGGGCGGATCGGTTCGGCGGCCGCGGGCCTCGCGCTCCTCGAGCACGGGCCAGCGTACGGCGTACTGGACGCGGATCTCCGCGACGTGGTCCAGAGCCAGTGCCGTCCCATTCCACCGCTCGCGGCCGGCCCCGCCGCCGCTCGTGCCGGCGCGACGGCGCTCATGGACCTCTCGGACGGGCTCCTCAAAGACGGCGACCGCATGGGCCGGGCGAGCGGCGTCGTGCTCGACCTCGATGAGGCGGCGATCGGGGATCACGCGGCGCTCCTCAGGGGGCCGGCAGAGGTTCTGGGGGCGGACCCGCTCCCTTGGGTCCTGGGCGGGGGAGAGGACCACGGACTCCTCGCGGCATTTCCCGCAACATCACAGCTGCCTCATGGCTTCACTGCGATAGGCTCGGTGGTGCCTCCGGCCGGTGGGCCGGGCGGAGTCGCCGTCGCTGGGCGTCCCGCGCAACCGAGCGGATGGGATCACTTTGCACGCTAA
- a CDS encoding DAK2 domain-containing protein, producing the protein MRRWLADAETVLANHSDRLNAINIFPVADGDTGTNLYHTVCAASAAAAEAPGNDVGTLLAAAGQAAMEDAWGNSGTLFAVFLDAFAASLAGHQRLSAPLLARALHRAQIRAWSALSEPVGGTMLSVLEAAADGAASVSGRAAHEDSNVALAAALDAVVEAALGAVVATETQLGVLTKARVVDAGGVGLLLVLAALRTAVLGEGIPEDTLETLHGFRVQDPHIHGDQPETQGVEIMCTITLSPLDAADLRRRLDEVGDSVIMSPVGAFDDVAGACRWRVHVHVTDPDSTLELIRTVGEPERLALTELRSDTPGSDGQPAEHFVEDTGRGRTA; encoded by the coding sequence ATGCGCCGGTGGCTCGCGGATGCCGAGACCGTGCTGGCCAACCACAGCGACCGCCTCAACGCGATCAACATCTTCCCGGTGGCCGACGGCGATACCGGCACCAATCTGTACCACACGGTCTGTGCCGCCTCCGCTGCCGCGGCAGAAGCGCCCGGAAACGACGTCGGAACCCTGCTCGCCGCTGCGGGCCAGGCCGCGATGGAGGACGCCTGGGGCAACTCCGGGACTCTCTTCGCCGTGTTCCTCGACGCCTTTGCCGCCTCGCTCGCCGGACACCAGAGGCTGAGCGCGCCCCTGCTTGCGAGGGCTCTTCACCGTGCCCAGATCCGCGCGTGGTCCGCCCTCAGCGAGCCTGTCGGCGGGACGATGCTCTCGGTCCTCGAGGCTGCGGCCGACGGCGCGGCCTCGGTTTCCGGGAGGGCGGCCCATGAGGACAGCAACGTTGCCCTGGCCGCGGCGCTCGACGCCGTCGTCGAGGCCGCACTGGGTGCGGTCGTGGCAACCGAGACCCAGCTCGGCGTCCTCACCAAGGCGCGTGTGGTCGACGCCGGGGGGGTCGGCCTGCTCCTCGTCCTCGCCGCGCTGCGCACCGCAGTCCTCGGGGAAGGCATCCCGGAGGACACCCTCGAGACACTCCATGGATTCCGCGTACAGGACCCGCACATCCACGGCGACCAGCCCGAGACCCAGGGGGTCGAGATCATGTGCACGATCACCCTCAGCCCCCTCGATGCCGCCGACCTCAGACGGCGCCTCGATGAGGTGGGGGATTCCGTGATCATGAGCCCGGTGGGTGCCTTCGACGACGTCGCCGGTGCGTGCCGGTGGCGTGTGCACGTCCACGTCACGGACCCGGACAGCACCCTGGAGCTGATCCGCACGGTGGGCGAGCCGGAACGTCTGGCCCTCACCGAGCTGCGGTCCGATACCCCGGGGTCGGACGGCCAGCCGGCGGAGCATTTCGTGGAGGACACCGGGCGTGGCCGCACAGCGTGA
- a CDS encoding DUF3515 family protein: MLAVPALALSACSAPVTVQPAPGAANPACAPLMLALPDSLGDASLRKTTSQATAAWGDPAAVVLRCGVASPGPTTDRCVSVNGVDWVIKETNAGAPDAGPSSSSPSTASSVPSASAPSAASSPPAAATDGGTFTLTTFGREPATELLLDSGRISSATVLASLSAAVSKVPATKHCVGQEDLAKLPANG; this comes from the coding sequence ATGCTCGCGGTCCCCGCTCTCGCCCTCTCGGCCTGCTCGGCGCCTGTCACGGTCCAGCCCGCTCCGGGTGCCGCCAACCCCGCGTGCGCGCCGCTCATGCTTGCGCTCCCCGACTCGCTCGGCGATGCGTCACTGCGGAAGACCACGAGCCAGGCCACTGCCGCGTGGGGCGACCCCGCCGCCGTCGTGCTCCGGTGCGGTGTGGCGTCCCCTGGTCCCACGACCGACCGCTGCGTCAGCGTGAACGGCGTCGACTGGGTCATCAAGGAGACCAATGCCGGCGCGCCGGACGCAGGTCCGTCGTCGTCTTCGCCGAGCACGGCGTCCTCGGTGCCCTCGGCATCCGCGCCCTCGGCAGCATCCTCGCCACCGGCTGCGGCCACAGACGGCGGAACCTTCACCCTCACCACGTTCGGCCGAGAGCCCGCCACCGAGCTCCTTCTGGATTCTGGCCGGATCAGCTCGGCGACGGTGCTCGCGAGCCTCTCGGCCGCGGTGTCGAAGGTTCCCGCAACCAAGCACTGCGTGGGGCAGGAAGACCTCGCCAAGCTGCCCGCCAACGGCTGA
- a CDS encoding NAD(P)H-dependent glycerol-3-phosphate dehydrogenase codes for MGAGSWGSTFAKVLGDAAASHGIERSIRIWGRTTDVVADFGRHRNTKYLGDIALPESITATMSPAEALEGAQVVVLAIPAQSLRAQLTDWGAHIPRDAVVLSLMKGLELGTDKRMSEVIAELTGLPQGQIAVLSGPNLALEIARSQPTGSVVACTDHETAQWIAESCTAPYFRPYMSTDVVGVEIGGIVKNVIALAVGICEGKEMGDNTKATVITRGLAETTRLAVALGGDLTTMAGLAGLGDLVATCSSKLSRNHTAGSLLGQGLDADQVGARMTQVAEGIKSAPAVLELAQRVGVDMPITAAVVAVLRGELPVDQLEPLLLARQLKSEGD; via the coding sequence ATGGGGGCGGGGAGCTGGGGCTCCACGTTCGCCAAGGTCCTCGGCGACGCCGCCGCAAGCCATGGGATCGAGCGCAGCATCCGCATCTGGGGGCGCACCACGGACGTGGTCGCCGACTTCGGCCGGCATCGCAACACCAAGTACCTCGGGGACATTGCGCTGCCCGAAAGCATCACCGCGACGATGAGTCCCGCCGAGGCGCTCGAGGGTGCCCAGGTCGTCGTTCTTGCCATACCCGCCCAGTCGCTGCGCGCCCAGCTGACCGACTGGGGCGCCCACATCCCCCGGGACGCCGTGGTGCTCTCCCTCATGAAGGGGCTCGAGCTCGGCACCGACAAGCGCATGAGCGAGGTGATCGCCGAGCTCACGGGCCTGCCGCAGGGCCAGATCGCGGTGCTCTCGGGCCCGAACCTCGCCCTCGAGATCGCCCGCTCCCAGCCCACGGGGTCGGTCGTGGCGTGCACCGACCACGAGACCGCCCAATGGATCGCCGAGTCGTGCACCGCGCCGTACTTCCGCCCCTACATGAGCACCGACGTCGTCGGCGTCGAGATCGGCGGCATCGTGAAGAACGTGATCGCCCTCGCCGTCGGCATCTGTGAGGGCAAGGAGATGGGGGACAACACGAAGGCCACCGTCATCACGCGTGGACTCGCCGAGACGACCCGCCTGGCCGTAGCCCTCGGAGGCGATCTCACGACCATGGCCGGGCTCGCAGGCCTCGGTGACCTCGTTGCAACCTGCTCGTCCAAGCTCTCCCGAAACCACACTGCGGGGAGCCTCCTGGGCCAGGGACTGGACGCCGATCAGGTGGGCGCCCGGATGACCCAGGTCGCCGAGGGAATCAAGTCGGCGCCCGCTGTGCTCGAGCTCGCCCAGCGGGTCGGGGTCGACATGCCCATCACGGCCGCCGTGGTGGCCGTGCTCAGGGGGGAACTCCCCGTAGACCAGCTCGAACCGCTGCTGCTGGCGCGGCAGCTCAAGTCAGAAGGCGACTAG